The Arthrobacter burdickii genomic interval GCCACCATCGATTTCTTCCGCCGGCAGGCCAGCCGGAACCTGCCTGGCACCATGCCCTGACACACCTGAAAGGCTTTTTCATGCAGTTCATCGGAATCCTCCACGTCGGCCAACCCTGGGCAGCGGCCCTTGTGGACTCGCGTGTGTTCCCGCTCGCCCCCGTTCCCGATTTCTGGGCCGACCCGGAAGGCTGGCAGGACAAGTCCGCCTCGCTGGTAGCGGACGCCTCCGGCGCCGGCAGCTCCATGGAGCGCGGTAGCGTCCCGGAAGTACCGCTCGTCCCCGCCTCCGCGCGGGTCATCTGTGTAGGGCTGAACTACCGAGCCCATGCCGCCGAGGGCAGTTTCAAGGACCAGGAACTCCCGCCGTACCCGACCCTGTTCGGTCGCTGGACAGCCTCCCTCTCCGTGGGCGATGTCCCCGTCCCCGTGCCTGCCGGCGAGGCGGGCCTGGACTGGGAAGGGGAAGTAGCGGCCTACATCGGCCGACGCGTGGAGTCGGCGGACGAGGCGACCGCGGCCGAGGCCGTCTTCGGCTACTCGACCTTCAACGACATCACCTCCCGCAAGGCCCAGAAGCTCACCTCGCAGTGGACGCTGGGCAAGAACGGGGACTTCAGCGGGCCGCTGGGCCCGCTCGTGTCCCGCGACGATGTGGGTGACCTCCGCGACGGACTGCAGGTCCGGACCCGCGTGAACGGCATCGAGGCGCAGAACGGCAACACGCGGGACATGATCTTCTCCGTGCCCGCGATCATCTCGTTGATCAGCGAGACCTTCACCCTCCACCCGGGCGATATCATCGCCACCGGCACCCCGGAGGGCGTCGGCTACGCGCGCACACCGCAGTGGCTGCTCCAGCCCGGCGACACCGTCGAGGTGGAGATCGAGAAGCTCGGCACCCTGACCACCCCCGTCGGCGAACCATCGCTCCGGAGCCGGGCCTGATGGTAGCCCTCTCGACCTTTCCTGCAGGCGAGATACCGGAACAGGCGGAGGTCCTGATCTCCGGCGGCGGTCCCAGCGGGCTGTTCCTGGCGCTGGATCTGGCGGCACGAGGCATTCCCAGCACCGTCATCGAGCCCCGGGCCGTCGTGGACCCCACCCGACCGCGGGCCAAGACCACGAATGCGCGGACCATGACGCACCTGCGTCGGCTAGGACTGGCCGATGCGCTGCGTGCCGCCTCGCCGCTCCCGGTCGACTACTCGCAGGACGTCATCTTCTGCACGGGTCTCACCGGGTCCGTCCGCGAGCTGCGCCGGTTCCGGAACGCGTTCCAGCTGGTCCCCGGACGCTACGGCCCCCAGCCGGAATGCGGCCAGCAGGTTCCGCAGCCGGTCCTGGAGGAGACGCTCCGTGCTGCAGTCGCCGCGAACCCGCTCGTCACCTTCGCGACGGGCTGGAGCGTGGTCGAGGTCCGCGGGGCGCAGGC includes:
- a CDS encoding fumarylacetoacetate hydrolase family protein — its product is MQFIGILHVGQPWAAALVDSRVFPLAPVPDFWADPEGWQDKSASLVADASGAGSSMERGSVPEVPLVPASARVICVGLNYRAHAAEGSFKDQELPPYPTLFGRWTASLSVGDVPVPVPAGEAGLDWEGEVAAYIGRRVESADEATAAEAVFGYSTFNDITSRKAQKLTSQWTLGKNGDFSGPLGPLVSRDDVGDLRDGLQVRTRVNGIEAQNGNTRDMIFSVPAIISLISETFTLHPGDIIATGTPEGVGYARTPQWLLQPGDTVEVEIEKLGTLTTPVGEPSLRSRA